CATATAAGTTTAAAAAAAATTATGATAAAAGACATAAATAAGGATTGTATGATAGTGTAATAACTTTATATATCAGTGAATACTTAAAAATATTAGTGTATTATTTTGTAGAACATAGATAAAATTAAGAATAAGTTAATTGATTTTAGAAATTTAACTATTATAGTACTTATAGATATGAATAGAACCTAGATAATATTACTCTTCTAAAATTGAAAATAATATTATCACTTGTTAAAAATATATCCATTAAAGTAAATGAATGTATTCAACATTGAATAATCCATAAATAGTTGTACGAATCCTTAAATCATATGAATTACAACTAGTTTATATAATATGCTAAAATTAAAGTTAGTATAATTTCGTTTGTAGTTTAAAAAGATAAATAAGGAAGTAAGGTAGATGTGAATCTGAAATAATATTTTTATGTATTAACTTATCTTTGAATTATAAGAATATTGATTTTTATAAACTTATTAATATATAATTATTTATTATGCAATTTACATACAATAAAATTGGACTTTACAAATTTATGTGAAAATATAAAAATCTATTGATACTATTAGAAAAAGTTATATAATTAAATTAGGAGAAAAATGACTTTAAGTCAATAATGAGTTGGGAGGACTTAGAATGGTTCTAAAATCTAAAATAAAATCCACTTCAGGTGGCAAGTTTCTAGAAAAAAAATTATTAAAGGAAAAGAAATTATATGAATCTGCTTATGAACTTTTTATAATAAAGGGTATAAATGAGACTTCTATAGATGATATAGTGAAAAAAGCAGGGGTAGCTAAGGGAACCTTCTATTTATATTTTAAAAACAAGTATGATATTATTGATAAGATAATAATAAAAAAAAGTTTAAGTATAATTAAGGAAGCTTTGAAATATACTATGAATGAGAATAAAAGAGAATTTATAGAATCAGTTCTTTGTTTTACAGATTATATAATAGAGTATCTTAAAAATAATAAAAGACTATTAAAACTTATACATAAGAATTTATCTTGGGGTATATTTAGAAAGGCTTTATTAAATTCTAGTCAAACAAAGGAAATTACGGATATAAGAGATATATTTAAAAACATAATAGCAAAACAGCAAATAGATGAAAAAGAATTTGAAAAAAGATTATTTATGATTATAGAATTAACAGGAACTGTCTGTTACAGTTCTATAATATTGGATGAACCTTATTCTATAGAAGAGATGAAAGTATCTTTATTTGATGTTATAAGTAAAATACTACAACCTTTATCTGAAAAAATTATAGGATAACATAGATTTCAACTAAAATTATATATATTATATAAAATATATTAATTGATAGTTTTCACGAATTTAATAATGAGTGTATAATGCTTGATAATATGGTGTTATTAAGCATTAAATCCATGGAATAAAATATAACGAAATAGAGGTGCTTTCTCTTGATTAGGCATTAATATTTTGTTATAATATATTAAAATAATAAAATCATATGAGATTTAAACTGGTAACATAAAGAAATATATCCCCTCTAATTTGGGAAGTATGTTCTTTTCACTGGTTATAAATCCCAAATAAAGGAGGATATCATATAATGGCAGATAAGACGCTAACATGTAAAGATTGTGGAAAGGAATTCATTTTCACTGAAGGAGAACAAGAATTCTACAAAGAAAAAGGATTCGAAAATGAACCACAAAGATGCGCAGAATGTAGAAGAGCTAGAAAACAAGAAAGAAACAACAATAGAGGATTCAGAAGATAATAGAATAATGAAAAAATGGCTGTTGAATTACTTCAACAGCCTTTTATATTAAAATGTAAATAATTACATTGGAGGTATTAAATATGGGAAATTCTTTAAATCTAGATTTAACAAAAACTAAACCTTATGTAGAAGAACATGAAATACAATATTTAGAAACAATGATAAGAGAAATGGATAATATTCTTAAGAAAAAAACAGGGCCAGGAAATAAGTTTTTAGGTTGGATGGATTTGCCTGTAAATTATGATAAAGGAGAATTTGAAAGAATAAAAAAAGCAGCAGAAAGAATTAAAAATACTTGTGACGTATTTATCGTTATAGGTATAGGAGGATCTTACTTAGGATCAAGGGCTGCTATAGAAATGATATCAAATACATTTTATAATAATTTAGATAAATCCCAAAGAAAAGTTCCTCAAATATATTTTGCAGGAAATAACATAAGCTCTACTTATATGGCTGATCTATTAGAATTAGTTAAAGATAAAGATATATGTGTAAATGTAATATCTAAATCAGGTACAACTACAGAACCAGCTATAGCTTTTAGAATATTTAAAGAATTATTAGAAAAGAAGTATGGAAAAGAAGGAGCTAAAGAAAGAATATTTGCTACTACAGATGCAGCTAAAGGAGCATTAAGAACTTTGGCTGATTCAGAAGGATATGAAACCTTTGTAATTCCAGATGATGTAGGTGGTAGATTTTCAGTGTTAACTCCAGTAGGAATATTACCTATAGCTGTAGCTGGAATAGACATAGATGAAATGATGAAAGGTGCAGCGGATGCTAGAGAAGAATATTCTTCAGAAGATATTGAA
Above is a window of Clostridium sporogenes DNA encoding:
- a CDS encoding TetR/AcrR family transcriptional regulator, yielding MVLKSKIKSTSGGKFLEKKLLKEKKLYESAYELFIIKGINETSIDDIVKKAGVAKGTFYLYFKNKYDIIDKIIIKKSLSIIKEALKYTMNENKREFIESVLCFTDYIIEYLKNNKRLLKLIHKNLSWGIFRKALLNSSQTKEITDIRDIFKNIIAKQQIDEKEFEKRLFMIIELTGTVCYSSIILDEPYSIEEMKVSLFDVISKILQPLSEKIIG
- a CDS encoding zinc-ribbon domain-containing protein, whose product is MADKTLTCKDCGKEFIFTEGEQEFYKEKGFENEPQRCAECRRARKQERNNNRGFRR
- a CDS encoding glucose-6-phosphate isomerase — protein: MGNSLNLDLTKTKPYVEEHEIQYLETMIREMDNILKKKTGPGNKFLGWMDLPVNYDKGEFERIKKAAERIKNTCDVFIVIGIGGSYLGSRAAIEMISNTFYNNLDKSQRKVPQIYFAGNNISSTYMADLLELVKDKDICVNVISKSGTTTEPAIAFRIFKELLEKKYGKEGAKERIFATTDAAKGALRTLADSEGYETFVIPDDVGGRFSVLTPVGILPIAVAGIDIDEMMKGAADAREEYSSEDIEKNHVYRYVAVRNSLYRKGKTTEMLVNFEPCLHYFGEWWKQLYGESEGKDGKGIFPAAADFSTDLHSMGQYIQEGVRNIFETFISVENPRKSIIIEKDKENLDGLNFLSDKDMDYVNHQALRGTVLAHNDGGVPSIVLNVPELSAYYFGQLVYFFEKACGISGYLQGVNPFDQPGVEAYKKNMFALLGKPGYEDMKATLEERLK